Genomic DNA from Nitrosarchaeum koreense MY1:
TTTGCTGCTGCTATTCCTTTTGCTTGTTGTTCCTGTTGTCTTGCTTCTACTTCTATTCTTCTAAGGTCATTTTCTGCTTTTAGGGCTTTTTGCTCAGCTTCTACTTTGGATTCGATAGCCTGTGAAAATAACGGTGAAAATTGAAAATCTGTGATGGATATGGCATCCGTCAATATGTTGTATGGAGTTAGACGAGCTGTTATCTCTGTTTCTATATCTGCTTTAACAAGAGGTCTTTTTGTAATTAATTCTTCTGCATTATACTTTGCAGTAATTTGTTTTACTACTTCTTCTACTGCTGGTTGAATGATTCTTCCTTCATAGTCCAATCCGACTTCCTGATACAATACATTTACAGAGTTTGGAGCTGCTCTGTAATTGACAGTGACCTCAGTTGACACTGTTTGAAGATCTCTTGAAGCGCCAGATGTGGCTTTTACAAACTTGAGTGTTCTAACTTCCATGTTTACCACTTTATCTTGAAATGGAACTACAAAATGAAGTCCTTCTTGTAATGGTGGAACAGATGTATCTACTGCACTCCAATGTAGTAAAACTCCTCTATTTCCTGACTCTACAATTTG
This window encodes:
- a CDS encoding prohibitin family protein; amino-acid sequence: MSKYQQPKMNVNFGKVKLAILGIIVLVIIAAISAASVQIVESGNRGVLLHWSAVDTSVPPLQEGLHFVVPFQDKVVNMEVRTLKFVKATSGASRDLQTVSTEVTVNYRAAPNSVNVLYQEVGLDYEGRIIQPAVEEVVKQITAKYNAEELITKRPLVKADIETEITARLTPYNILTDAISITDFQFSPLFSQAIESKVEAEQKALKAENDLRRIEVEARQQEQQAKGIAAANVAEAAGEAEAIKIINEALAQNPNYLEWLKVQAWDGKLPLVVGEGGTPFIQIPTR